GGCGCGGTGCGGTCCCGGGTCCTGGGCATCCTCGACGATCCGGGTTCGCCGGTGCTCGATCTGGTGGACCGGGCGTCGCTGCGCGGCATGGCCGAGTCGGACGCCTGGTTCGCCGGGAACTACACCCCGCCGCCGTGGCTGCCCCGGGTCATCCAGCTCGATCAGTGGCTGCGCGAGTACCGCGTGCGCGTCGTGCTCTGATACCCGGCTCTTCCCGGCGACGCGGCGGACACGCCGGTGTCGCAAAGCCGCGATCCGGCCGTGGGCGCCGGCGTGTCCGCCGCGTCGCCGGGGGTAGTCGAAGGTTCTAATGTTTGATAGTTTTTGAACTATTGAAGCTTGCCGCCGGGCGCGGCGCCGCCCGCTTCGTCCCGCGCCCCCGACGTCTAAGGAATCGTCCATCCGATGAGCGCACCCGTACCCGCCGCACCCGCGAACCCGGCGACCGGCCGGCTGATCGCCGTCCTGGCCGCCGCGGCCGGCCTGGTCGGCCTCGACTCCCTGGTGGTCTCGCCGCTGATCCCGCAGATCACCGCCCACACCCACACCGCGCTGGGGCTCGGCGGCTTCCTGGTCACCGTGTACGCGGCCGTATACGCCGTCTTCGGCCCCTTGTTCGGCCCGGTCTCCGACCGCTGGGGCCGGAAGAAGACCCTGCTGACCGGCCTGGTCGTCTTCCTCGTCGGCACGGCGCTGACCGGCACCGGCTCGAGCTTCGCGGCGCTGCTCGGCTTTCGGGCCGTGGCCGGGCTCGGCGCGGCGATCCTGATGCCGAGCGTGTTCGCACTCGTATCCGACTCGGTGCCGCCGCAGCGGCGCGGCGCGGCCATCGGCCTGGTCGTCGGAACGCTGATGGGCACGTCCGTGATCGGCGTGCCGCTCGGCGCGTTCGCCGCGAACGGGCTCTCCTGGCGGGTGCCGTTCTTCGCCATCGCCGCGCTCGCGCTGATCGAGCTCGCGGTGGTGCGCCTGGCCGTGCCGAGCGCGCCGCCGACCCGGCAGATCCCGGTCGGTCCGTTCACGGCCTTCCGCGGCCAGTTCAAGGCGGCCTTCGCCGAGCGCTCGGTCGCCTTCGTGCTCTTCTCCAGCCTGCTGTGGTGGGCCGGCAACCAGGGTCTGTTCGCCAACACCGGCGTCTTCTACGGCGGGATCTACCGGCTCTCGACCGCCGAGATCGGCTGGATCGTGCTGCTGACCGGCGCTGCCGGATTCGCCGGGAACACCCTCGGCGGCCGGCTGGCCGATCGTCTGGGCAAGCGGCCGGTGATCGCCACGGCCGCGGGCGGCGCGGCCGTGACCATGGTGGTCTTCTCCTCGCTCACCGGGACGCTGGCCGCGGCGATCGCGGTCCAGGTGCTGTGGAGCCTGTTCTTCGGACTCGGCCAGGCCTCGCTCACGACCTTGGTCAGCGAGCTGAGTCCGAAGGCCCGCGGCACCGCGCTCTCGCTCAACGGATCCGCGCAGTACAGCGGCATGATGCTGGGCACCGCGATCGCCGCGCTGATCCTCGACCACGGCGGCCGCTTCGTGTGGATCGGCTCGGTCAGCGCCCTGTTCTGCGCACTGATCTTCCCGATCGTGCTGTGGCTGGTGCGCGAGCGCCGCGAGGAACCGGCGGCGGCCGCGCCGGCCCCGCAGCCCGAGCCCTCGGCGCCGTGAGCCCGGGCCGCCCGATCGCCGCCGCCCGCGGCGGCGATCGGGCGGGCCGGTGTCAACCGGGCAGCGGTACGCCGCTGTCCCGGGCGTAGACGATCGCCTGCGAGCGGTTTCGCAGCCCGAGTTTCCCCAGGAGGTTCGAGACGTGGAACTTCACCGTCTTCTCGCTCAGGAACAGCGTCTTGGCGATCTCCTGGTTGGACAGACCGGAGGCGATCAGGCCGAGGGTCTCCTGCTCGCGCGGAGTAAGCGAGGACAGGCCGGCTCCGTAGGCCGCGGCCGGTATCCGGCGCAGCATCAGGTCCACCAGCACGGCGGCCAGCGGGGGCGCGATCAGGGCGTGCCCGCTGGCCACCGCGACGACGGCCTGGGCTATCTCGCCGAGCGAGCCGTCCCCGAGCACCAGCGCCCGGGCGCCGACGCGCAGATACTCGAGCACCCGCTCGCCGAGTTCGAGCTCGGTGAGCACGACCACGGCGATCCGCCCGCCGCTGCGTTCCGCCAGGCGCCGCACCAGCTCGATGCCGTCGCTCTCGCATCCCTCGTCGTCCACCACGACGACCTGCGGGGCCTGTTCGCGCAGCAGGCGCTCGAGCTGCATCGGGGTCTCCGCGTCTCCCACCACGGTCACGCCGGCGGTCTCGTTCAGCGCCGCCCGCAGTCCGGCGCGGGTGAGCGGCCGGCTCGCGCAGACGACCACGGTGACATCCCGGCCGCCGTCCCCCCGTATCGGGCGCAGCACGTCCATCGCCTTCTCCCTCGTTCGACCCATAAAGGTATTGCTTCGAAAGCTCGCTTGTTCGTGAAATATCAAACTATGAGAGGCCCGCGAAGCTCCCGCCGCTCCGGCGGCAGCGCGGTTCTCGTCAGGGAACTCGGTCGGGCTACGCGGACCGCGACGGCCGCAGCGGTGCGCGGCGACAGCGCGCGGCTGTGCCGGTCGCACATCTGACCGAGAGGAATTCCACCACGGGACCACGCTAGACGGCGCCGTACGCACGGGTCAACGCGCCGCCCGTTCGTCTCAGTACCCGAACCGTTAACTTCTGGTAACCCGTCGTGCCGCGCACGACCGGGCCCGGTACGAAGGAGCACGTCATGCCCAACACCTCCACGCCGCCCGTACGCTACGGCCTGACCGTGCCGCTGCGCGGTGTCCCGCTCTCCCAGCACGGCGACCTGTACGCGCAGATGTCAGACCTCGGTTACACGGACGCGTGGACGGGTGAGGCCGCGGGCTACGACGGTTTCACCCCGCTGGCCCTGGCCGCCGCGCAGGCGCCGCGGTTGCGGTTGGGCACGGCCGTGCTCCCGGTGCACACCCGCGGTCCCGCGTTGCTCGCGATGACCGCGGCGAGCCTGGCCGAAGCCGCTCCGGGCCGGTTCGTCCTCGGTCTCGGCTCCTCCGGGCCGCCGTTCGTCTCGCGGATCAACGGGATCCCCTTCACCGAGCCCTACAAGCGGGTGCGCGACACGGTGCGCTTCGTCCGCGCCGCCCTCGCCGGCGAATACGTCAGCGGCCACTTCGATTCCTTCGACATCGAGGGGTTCGCACTGCCGAATCCGCCGGACCGACCCGTGCCGATCATCCTCGGCGCCCTGCGCCCCGGGATGATCAGGCTCGCCGCGCGTGAGACGGACGGGCTCGCCGCCAACTTCCTCACGCCGGGGGATCTCGGCGAGGTGGTGCGGATCCTGTGGGACGAAGCCGCGGCGGGGCCGCGCCCCGGGCCGAAGGAGGTCTTCGTCCGGCTGTTCGTCTGCCCGACCCGCGACGCCGAGTACGCCCGCCGCCT
This genomic window from Actinospica robiniae DSM 44927 contains:
- a CDS encoding MFS transporter, encoding MSAPVPAAPANPATGRLIAVLAAAAGLVGLDSLVVSPLIPQITAHTHTALGLGGFLVTVYAAVYAVFGPLFGPVSDRWGRKKTLLTGLVVFLVGTALTGTGSSFAALLGFRAVAGLGAAILMPSVFALVSDSVPPQRRGAAIGLVVGTLMGTSVIGVPLGAFAANGLSWRVPFFAIAALALIELAVVRLAVPSAPPTRQIPVGPFTAFRGQFKAAFAERSVAFVLFSSLLWWAGNQGLFANTGVFYGGIYRLSTAEIGWIVLLTGAAGFAGNTLGGRLADRLGKRPVIATAAGGAAVTMVVFSSLTGTLAAAIAVQVLWSLFFGLGQASLTTLVSELSPKARGTALSLNGSAQYSGMMLGTAIAALILDHGGRFVWIGSVSALFCALIFPIVLWLVRERREEPAAAAPAPQPEPSAP
- a CDS encoding response regulator transcription factor; this encodes MDVLRPIRGDGGRDVTVVVCASRPLTRAGLRAALNETAGVTVVGDAETPMQLERLLREQAPQVVVVDDEGCESDGIELVRRLAERSGGRIAVVVLTELELGERVLEYLRVGARALVLGDGSLGEIAQAVVAVASGHALIAPPLAAVLVDLMLRRIPAAAYGAGLSSLTPREQETLGLIASGLSNQEIAKTLFLSEKTVKFHVSNLLGKLGLRNRSQAIVYARDSGVPLPG
- a CDS encoding LLM class F420-dependent oxidoreductase, giving the protein MPNTSTPPVRYGLTVPLRGVPLSQHGDLYAQMSDLGYTDAWTGEAAGYDGFTPLALAAAQAPRLRLGTAVLPVHTRGPALLAMTAASLAEAAPGRFVLGLGSSGPPFVSRINGIPFTEPYKRVRDTVRFVRAALAGEYVSGHFDSFDIEGFALPNPPDRPVPIILGALRPGMIRLAARETDGLAANFLTPGDLGEVVRILWDEAAAGPRPGPKEVFVRLFVCPTRDAEYARRLGRGMLAGILNARTYSAFHDWLGRGEELAACHRHWAAGNAAAAAAAIPEALVDALLIHGDPDHCREQVRRYVDQGAGTVALALLPAPEYGPGAAGVSAMIKALAPGSLFGR